One part of the Acidimicrobiales bacterium genome encodes these proteins:
- a CDS encoding GNAT family N-acetyltransferase has product MEETVRLHRARCNVCGVIVQSDHPWHVSNCDCGRLSLSGGPELRRVSWRADPGASWTDLSDAVGEEDTTEGVEIRPMTDADVPAAERVWYDASSTMRASYHLPVEDRTDEMARRMETRLAHLLATDPGGSWVAVDGAGAVVGMAQAFVRDDLWVLSLLGVAPGFQDQGAGKALLDAAVSYGRTTPRGLILCSRDPRAARRYLRAGFDMHPAVTGWGSVDRRRVPATPNVRAGTVADLELAAGLDRRLRGGAHGPDLEHLLAEGCDLLVHPGRGYVVVRRAKPVFLAADGKAEATELMWAALARAEDGETVEVNWITSPQQWALRTVAEAGLELHPVGPVMVRGMSGPPPNYLPSGAYG; this is encoded by the coding sequence GTGGAAGAAACGGTTCGGCTCCACCGGGCCCGGTGCAACGTGTGCGGCGTCATCGTCCAGTCGGATCATCCGTGGCACGTGAGCAACTGTGACTGCGGCCGCCTCTCCCTGAGCGGGGGCCCGGAGCTGCGCCGGGTGAGCTGGAGGGCGGATCCGGGTGCCTCGTGGACCGATCTGAGCGACGCCGTAGGGGAGGAGGACACGACGGAGGGGGTCGAGATCCGGCCCATGACCGACGCCGACGTCCCGGCCGCGGAACGGGTCTGGTACGACGCCTCCTCGACCATGCGCGCCTCCTACCACCTGCCCGTCGAGGACCGCACGGACGAGATGGCGCGCCGCATGGAGACGCGGCTGGCGCACCTCCTCGCGACCGATCCCGGCGGATCCTGGGTGGCCGTCGACGGAGCCGGGGCGGTGGTCGGGATGGCGCAGGCCTTCGTTCGCGACGACCTGTGGGTCCTGTCTCTCCTCGGCGTGGCGCCGGGCTTCCAGGACCAGGGCGCGGGGAAGGCCCTGCTCGACGCGGCCGTGTCGTACGGCCGGACGACGCCGCGGGGTCTGATCCTGTGCTCGCGCGATCCCCGTGCCGCCCGGCGTTACCTCCGGGCCGGCTTCGACATGCATCCGGCGGTGACGGGGTGGGGGTCGGTCGACCGGCGCCGGGTGCCGGCCACCCCGAACGTCAGGGCGGGCACGGTCGCCGATCTGGAGCTGGCCGCCGGCCTCGACCGCCGGCTCCGGGGCGGCGCCCACGGTCCCGATCTCGAGCACCTCCTCGCCGAGGGCTGTGACCTCCTGGTCCACCCCGGGCGCGGGTACGTGGTCGTCCGCCGGGCCAAGCCCGTCTTCCTCGCCGCCGACGGGAAGGCCGAGGCCACCGAGCTCATGTGGGCGGCGCTGGCCCGGGCCGAGGACGGGGAGACGGTGGAGGTCAACTGGATCACCTCCCCGCAGCAGTGGGCCCTCCGTACCGTGGCGGAGGCCGGCCTCGAGCTGCACCCGGTCGGTCCGGTCATGGTGCGGGGGATGAGCGGCCCACCTCCGAACTACCTGCCCAGCGGGGCGTACGGCTGA